The Sebastes fasciatus isolate fSebFas1 chromosome 4, fSebFas1.pri, whole genome shotgun sequence genome window below encodes:
- the LOC141765548 gene encoding C-signal-like has protein sequence MSGKLEGNILVTGTNRGIGLELVKQLAEGTRVEAHIYAGCRAPEGTRAEALRDLATQYPGKITLIKLDMSDEDSISAAVQAVTEQIGAGGLNLLINNAAINTPETPAPLSATEKEDMMKVYETNVVGPFLIAKMFLPLLKRAAEMDSPDKDKGDKMSCRRSAIINISTLISSIEKCPETFAIAQMYPYRISKAALNMLTRCQAEDFKGHNILVTAIHPGWVRTEMGGEMAPLTTEDSVLGMLSVMSSLSNKDCGMLLNWQGNAIPW, from the exons ATGTCAGGGAAACTGGAAGGCAACATTTTGGTGACTGGGACCAACAGAGGCATTGGTTTGGAGCTGGTCAAACAGCTGGCAGAGGGGACAAGAGTGGAGGCTCACATCTATGCCGGCTGCAGGGCGCCTGAGGGAACCAGGGCTGAG GCCCTGAGAGACCTCGCCACTCAATATCCTGGAAAGATCACTCTAATCAAACTAG ACATGTCAGATGAGGACAGCATCTCGGCTGCTGTCCAGGCTGTGACCGAGCAGATCGGGGCCGGTGGGTTGAACCTCCTCATCAACAACGCTGCGATTAACACACCGGAGACACCGGCACCGTTATCTGCCACCGAGAAAGAGGACATGATGAAGGTGTATGAAACCAACGTGGTTGGTCCATTTCTCATTGCAAAG atgTTTCTTCCACTCCTCAAGAGAGCTGCAGAGATGGACTCACCTGATAAAGACAAAG gtGATAAAATGTCGTGCAGGAGGTCGGCCATCATCAACATCTCCACGCTCATCTCATCCATTGAGAAATGTCCAGAAACCTTTGCTATAGCACAGATGTACCCGTATAGGATCAGCAAG GCTGCACTGAACATGCTGACTCGCTGTCAAGCTGAGGACTTCAAGGGACACAACATCCTGGTGACAGCGATCCACCCCGGCTGGGTCCGCACTGAGATGGGAGGAGAAATG GCTCCTTTGACCACCGAGGACAGCGTGCTGGGCATGctcagtgtgatgtcatcactcaGCAACAAAGATTGTGGGATGCTTCTGAACTGGCAGGGCAACGCAATCCCCTGGTAG